In Pleurocapsa sp. PCC 7319, the following are encoded in one genomic region:
- the aroF gene encoding 3-deoxy-7-phosphoheptulonate synthase, which yields MIVVMKVGSPEPEIQRIESELKEWRLTPEKIIGKHKVVIGLVGDTASLDPLQIKEISPWIESVLRVEKPYKRASLEFRNGEHSNVIVSTPNGDVTFGQNHPIVVIAGPCSVENEAMIIDTAKAVKAAGASFLRGGAYKPRTSPYSFQGHGESALELLAAARDASGLGIITEVMDTADVDKVAEVADILQVGARNMQNFPLLKKVGAQDKPVFLKRGMSATIDEWLMAAEYVLAAGNSNVILCERGIRTFDRKYARNTLDLAVLPVLRSLTHLPIAIDPSHGTGIAQYVPPMAKAAIAAGTDALMIEVHPNPAKALSDGPQSLTFESFEHLMRELSVVGQAVNRWSKSPVPVN from the coding sequence ATGATTGTGGTAATGAAAGTTGGTTCTCCAGAGCCAGAAATTCAGAGAATAGAATCGGAATTAAAAGAGTGGAGACTAACACCAGAGAAAATTATCGGTAAACACAAGGTTGTCATCGGTCTAGTTGGTGATACAGCGTCGCTAGATCCTTTACAAATCAAAGAAATTAGCCCTTGGATTGAAAGTGTATTACGGGTAGAAAAACCCTACAAACGTGCTAGCTTAGAGTTCCGTAACGGCGAACATAGCAACGTAATCGTGTCTACTCCCAATGGAGATGTTACCTTTGGACAAAATCATCCTATAGTAGTAATCGCTGGACCTTGTTCCGTGGAGAATGAGGCGATGATTATTGATACAGCTAAGGCTGTTAAAGCTGCGGGAGCTAGTTTCTTGAGAGGTGGAGCTTATAAACCTCGTACTTCTCCCTATTCCTTTCAAGGTCATGGGGAAAGTGCTTTAGAACTATTAGCGGCTGCCAGAGATGCCAGTGGTTTGGGAATTATTACTGAAGTAATGGATACTGCTGATGTCGATAAAGTTGCTGAGGTAGCTGATATTCTCCAGGTGGGGGCGAGAAATATGCAGAATTTCCCTCTACTGAAAAAAGTTGGCGCTCAAGATAAACCTGTCTTTTTGAAGCGTGGTATGTCGGCAACTATTGACGAGTGGTTAATGGCAGCAGAGTATGTTTTAGCTGCGGGTAACTCTAATGTAATTTTATGTGAACGTGGGATTCGGACCTTTGACCGTAAATATGCTCGCAATACCTTGGATTTGGCAGTACTGCCCGTATTACGTTCTCTGACTCATTTGCCGATCGCCATCGATCCCAGCCATGGAACTGGTATCGCGCAATATGTTCCACCAATGGCTAAAGCTGCGATCGCCGCAGGAACTGATGCTTTAATGATCGAAGTCCATCCCAACCCTGCCAAAGCTCTTTCCGATGGACCTCAATCTCTAACTTTTGAAAGTTTTGAACATTTAATGAGAGAATTGAGTGTAGTGGGTCAAGCCGTCAATCGTTGGTCGAAATCTCCCGTACCTGTCAATTAG
- a CDS encoding GNAT family N-acetyltransferase, with the protein MSLLQIREDDLTGKKIADFLREHLENMNEITPPESVHALDIEALRSPDITFWTAWDRDNLLGCGALKELDSKNGEVKSMRTAKIHRRKGIASKILSHIIQEARRRRYDCLYLETGVFPEFAPARTLYASYGFEYRSSFAEYIDDPNSVFMMKKI; encoded by the coding sequence GTGAGTCTCTTGCAAATTCGTGAAGATGACCTGACAGGTAAAAAAATTGCTGACTTTCTGAGAGAACATCTCGAAAATATGAATGAGATTACACCACCTGAAAGTGTTCATGCTCTTGATATAGAGGCATTGCGATCGCCCGATATTACTTTTTGGACGGCTTGGGACAGAGATAACTTACTTGGATGTGGGGCATTGAAAGAACTAGATTCTAAAAATGGTGAAGTCAAATCAATGCGTACTGCGAAGATTCATCGTCGTAAAGGTATCGCCTCAAAGATTTTGTCACACATTATCCAAGAAGCTAGACGACGAAGATACGATTGTCTCTATTTGGAGACAGGGGTTTTTCCCGAGTTTGCGCCGGCACGAACTTTGTATGCTAGTTATGGCTTTGAGTACCGAAGCTCATTTGCTGAATACATTGACGACCCCAATAGCGTGTTTATGATGAAAAAAATCTAG
- a CDS encoding Lrp/AsnC family transcriptional regulator: protein MKPSLNTTEQFQQLDKMDRQVLRLLQENSRISSAELARQVNLSAPGLQKRLRKLEQKGVIDGYVTLINRQALGLDLLCFAQVSLAHHQPECISHFCDRVQGLPEVLECHHLVGEFDYLLKFVVVDRQHLEKLLREKISPIPGVDKIRTSIVLNEVKVSTSLPLD from the coding sequence GTGAAACCAAGTCTAAATACAACAGAGCAATTTCAACAGTTGGACAAAATGGATCGCCAAGTCTTGCGCCTGCTACAAGAGAACAGTCGCATTAGTAGCGCCGAGTTAGCTCGGCAGGTCAATCTTTCTGCACCTGGACTGCAAAAACGATTGAGAAAGCTAGAACAAAAAGGGGTCATAGACGGCTATGTTACGCTGATCAATCGGCAGGCTCTGGGGTTAGACCTACTCTGTTTTGCTCAAGTTAGCCTCGCTCACCATCAGCCTGAGTGCATAAGCCATTTCTGCGATCGCGTACAAGGACTACCTGAGGTTTTGGAATGTCATCATTTAGTAGGAGAATTTGATTATCTTTTGAAGTTTGTAGTGGTCGATCGCCAACACTTAGAAAAATTACTCCGCGAGAAAATTAGCCCAATTCCAGGGGTAGATAAGATTAGAACTAGTATTGTTCTCAATGAGGTTAAAGTCTCAACTTCATTGCCATTGGATTAG
- a CDS encoding homogentisate 1,2-dioxygenase, whose protein sequence is MTYYYKLGKIPHKRHTQFRQPDGSLYHEELMGTMGFSGIQSLLYHLHPPTQVQRIRGEKPEPIIYEESAPLRHRHLRTQTLTSGGDAIASRVLLMSNADISISVARPKEPMEYWYRFAHGDEIIFIHDGRGILETQFGTIHYRPGDYLAIPTGVLWRILPEPDVEQRMLIVEAWGHIEPPQRYLNQYGQFLETAPYCERDLRPPEELITHDREGEFEVRVKARGCITHYLYGHHPLDAIGWDGHLWPYAFNIVDFEPITGRVHQPPPVHQTFAGPGFVLCSFVPRLFDYHPLAIPAPYNHSNVDSDEVIYYVEGNFMSRKSIERGSITLHPSGIPHGPHPGKYQGSIGKDRTNELAVMIDTFRPLKLTDQALLLEDQNYLYSWTNLSSGVIL, encoded by the coding sequence ATGACTTATTACTATAAGCTGGGCAAAATTCCCCACAAGCGCCACACTCAATTTCGTCAACCTGATGGTTCTTTATATCATGAGGAACTAATGGGAACTATGGGTTTTTCAGGTATTCAATCTCTGCTCTACCATTTGCATCCACCGACTCAAGTTCAAAGAATTAGAGGAGAGAAACCAGAACCAATCATCTATGAAGAATCTGCACCTTTGCGTCACCGTCATCTGCGAACCCAAACTTTAACTTCAGGAGGAGATGCGATCGCTAGCCGTGTTCTCTTAATGAGTAACGCTGATATCTCTATCTCTGTTGCTCGACCCAAAGAGCCGATGGAATATTGGTATCGTTTTGCTCATGGAGATGAAATCATTTTCATTCACGATGGTAGAGGTATTTTAGAAACTCAGTTCGGCACGATCCACTATCGACCGGGAGATTATTTAGCGATTCCCACTGGTGTTCTCTGGCGTATTCTCCCAGAGCCTGATGTGGAACAGCGAATGTTAATAGTTGAAGCATGGGGACATATCGAGCCACCTCAACGCTATCTCAATCAGTACGGGCAATTCTTGGAAACTGCTCCTTACTGCGAGCGAGATCTTCGTCCACCTGAAGAATTAATTACCCACGATCGAGAGGGAGAATTTGAGGTGCGGGTTAAAGCTAGAGGTTGCATAACCCATTACCTTTACGGACATCATCCTTTAGATGCGATCGGCTGGGATGGACATCTCTGGCCCTATGCTTTCAATATTGTAGATTTTGAACCGATAACTGGTCGAGTTCACCAGCCTCCACCAGTGCATCAAACTTTTGCCGGACCTGGCTTTGTTCTTTGTTCTTTCGTCCCGCGTCTATTTGACTATCATCCCTTGGCGATTCCCGCTCCCTATAACCATTCCAATGTCGATTCCGATGAGGTAATTTACTACGTTGAGGGGAATTTTATGTCTCGCAAAAGTATCGAGCGAGGGTCAATTACCCTACATCCTAGCGGCATTCCTCACGGTCCCCATCCAGGCAAGTACCAAGGCTCGATTGGCAAAGATAGAACCAACGAACTGGCAGTGATGATCGATACCTTTCGACCATTAAAGCTGACAGATCAAGCTCTGCTCTTAGAAGACCAAAATTATCTTTATAGCTGGACTAATTTAAGTTCGGGAGTAATCTTATGA
- a CDS encoding ABC transporter substrate-binding protein gives MLVLKKTKIIATIVRQVRLAVAFGLFCLLLLSGCNPRQFKSQTARGSQLVLATPSDPATFNFAMNTSAYSIFPFIYKGLVRENAITTKLEPALAESWSISPDQLQITVTLREGLKWSDGKPLTADDVIFTYQDVYLNDKIPTVYRDLVRIGNTSAFPSVEKLDRHRVKFILPEPFAPFLRTACTLAILPAHRLRSAVVAKDAKGNPQFLSTWSTDTNPQKIIGNGPYILESYTPSQRLVFRRNPYYWRSDAQGNPLPYIERLIVPIISSTDNQLLRFRSGDLDSLEINPEMFSLVKREEKRGKYIIYNGGPELGIKFVGFNLNKARNAKEKPLVDPIKSRWFNTLAFRQAVAYAIDRESMKNNIYRGLGELQHSPIAVQSPYYLSPEEGLKVYNYNPQKAKQLLLDSGFQYNSKQELLDWDENKVQFTILVKSEENSRIDAAVQIQQDLSKIGIKADLRVLNFNVVLKKLLLSRDWECYVGTFEAGVVEPHRIFPFWYSGGSFHQFNQGSQSGEIPLKGWEVSDWEQEIDFLFNAGVKELDLSKRKAIYHQFQQIVAEELPVFFLVNPLSFQAVRDRVKKIEFSPLGGAFWNLDELKIIEKG, from the coding sequence ATGCTGGTTCTCAAGAAAACTAAAATAATTGCTACTATTGTTCGACAAGTACGTCTAGCAGTTGCTTTCGGATTATTCTGTCTGTTGCTTCTTAGTGGTTGTAACCCTAGGCAATTCAAAAGTCAAACAGCCCGGGGATCTCAATTAGTTTTAGCTACCCCCAGTGACCCTGCTACCTTTAACTTTGCGATGAATACCTCTGCTTATAGCATTTTTCCTTTCATCTATAAGGGATTAGTTAGGGAGAATGCGATCACTACTAAGTTAGAGCCAGCACTGGCTGAATCTTGGTCAATCTCCCCCGATCAACTGCAAATTACTGTTACTCTGCGTGAGGGACTCAAGTGGTCAGATGGCAAACCACTTACAGCTGATGATGTAATTTTCACCTATCAGGATGTTTATCTCAACGACAAAATTCCTACTGTATATAGAGATTTAGTGCGTATTGGCAACACTAGTGCTTTTCCCTCTGTGGAGAAACTTGATCGACACCGAGTTAAGTTCATTTTGCCCGAACCCTTTGCTCCTTTTTTGAGAACTGCCTGCACACTGGCAATTCTTCCTGCTCATAGGTTGCGCTCTGCCGTCGTGGCTAAGGATGCTAAGGGAAATCCCCAGTTTCTCTCAACTTGGTCAACTGACACAAATCCTCAAAAAATCATTGGGAATGGTCCTTATATTTTAGAAAGTTATACTCCCTCTCAGCGATTAGTTTTTCGACGTAATCCTTACTACTGGCGTTCTGATGCTCAAGGAAATCCTTTACCCTACATTGAACGTCTTATCGTACCTATTATTTCCTCTACCGACAACCAGTTACTCAGATTTCGCTCTGGAGATTTAGATAGTTTGGAGATCAACCCAGAGATGTTTAGCTTAGTGAAGCGCGAGGAAAAGCGGGGAAAATATATTATTTACAACGGTGGACCAGAGTTAGGCATTAAGTTCGTAGGTTTCAATCTGAATAAAGCTCGTAACGCTAAAGAAAAACCTTTAGTAGATCCAATTAAATCTCGCTGGTTCAACACCTTGGCTTTTAGGCAAGCAGTCGCCTATGCCATTGACCGTGAAAGCATGAAAAATAATATCTATCGAGGACTGGGAGAATTACAACATTCGCCAATTGCTGTCCAAAGTCCCTACTATCTTTCTCCAGAAGAGGGTTTGAAGGTTTACAATTACAATCCCCAGAAAGCCAAACAGCTACTTTTAGATTCTGGTTTCCAGTACAACTCTAAACAAGAGCTGTTGGATTGGGATGAGAATAAGGTGCAGTTTACGATCCTGGTAAAATCCGAAGAAAATTCTCGGATAGATGCAGCCGTCCAAATTCAGCAAGACTTGAGCAAAATTGGCATCAAAGCGGATTTACGGGTTTTAAACTTTAATGTGGTGCTCAAAAAGCTGCTCTTGAGTCGAGATTGGGAGTGTTATGTCGGTACGTTTGAGGCGGGAGTGGTTGAACCTCACCGGATATTTCCATTTTGGTACAGTGGAGGCTCTTTTCATCAATTCAATCAAGGTTCTCAATCAGGAGAAATTCCCCTCAAAGGTTGGGAAGTTTCCGACTGGGAACAAGAAATTGACTTTTTGTTTAATGCTGGAGTTAAGGAGTTAGATTTGAGCAAGCGTAAGGCAATTTATCACCAATTTCAACAAATTGTCGCTGAAGAGTTGCCTGTATTTTTTCTAGTTAATCCCCTATCATTTCAGGCAGTGCGCGATCGCGTTAAGAAGATCGAATTTTCTCCCTTAGGGGGAGCTTTTTGGAATCTCGATGAACTTAAAATTATAGAAAAAGGTTAG
- the hppD gene encoding 4-hydroxyphenylpyruvate dioxygenase: MDKFCPIKGFDHLEFYVGNAKQAAHFYGHSFGFANTAYRGLSKGYRKTASYVMEQRNIRLVLSTGLSPDYPISQSVLEHGDAIAVIALEVPDAVHAYRETTKRGARGAIPPTEEQDEQGIFRYSAIHGYGEILIKFVERNNYRGVFAPGFQSREKANTKGVGLTQIDHVVGNVELGAMDKWVQFFAETMGFEMLVHFDDRTIATEYSALMSKVMQDPTGKIKLPINEPAPGKGQSQIQEYLNYNYGPGIQHVALATDDIIHTVSRLKASGVEFLDVPQTYYDLLEERIGKIAEPIAKLAELGILVDRDNAPRNGKADRDGYLLQIFTQPVEDRPTLFFEVIQRRGSQGFGEGNFKALFEAIEREQARRGNL, encoded by the coding sequence ATGGACAAATTTTGTCCGATTAAAGGATTCGATCATCTCGAATTCTATGTTGGCAATGCCAAGCAGGCAGCACATTTTTACGGTCATAGTTTTGGATTTGCCAATACTGCCTACCGAGGTCTGTCAAAGGGATATCGGAAAACAGCATCCTATGTCATGGAACAGAGGAATATTCGTTTAGTGCTGAGTACGGGGTTAAGTCCCGACTATCCAATTTCTCAAAGCGTACTCGAACATGGCGATGCTATAGCTGTAATTGCTCTGGAAGTTCCTGATGCTGTTCATGCTTATCGTGAGACAACTAAACGAGGTGCGAGGGGAGCGATTCCACCGACGGAAGAGCAAGATGAGCAGGGAATATTTCGCTATTCTGCTATCCATGGTTATGGGGAAATTTTAATAAAATTTGTGGAAAGAAATAACTATCGAGGGGTTTTTGCACCTGGCTTTCAGTCACGAGAAAAAGCTAACACCAAGGGAGTTGGTTTAACCCAGATCGATCATGTGGTAGGCAATGTAGAATTGGGCGCGATGGACAAGTGGGTGCAATTTTTCGCTGAGACGATGGGCTTCGAGATGTTAGTCCATTTTGACGATCGCACGATTGCCACAGAATATTCAGCTTTGATGTCTAAAGTAATGCAAGATCCTACAGGGAAAATCAAGTTACCAATCAACGAGCCAGCCCCAGGTAAGGGTCAGTCGCAAATCCAAGAATATCTAAACTATAACTATGGCCCTGGAATTCAACACGTAGCCTTGGCGACTGATGACATTATTCATACAGTTTCCCGGTTAAAAGCTTCCGGTGTGGAGTTTCTTGATGTCCCTCAAACTTATTATGATCTGCTAGAGGAACGGATAGGAAAAATTGCGGAACCGATCGCCAAGCTAGCAGAATTAGGAATTTTGGTAGATCGCGATAACGCTCCGCGTAACGGCAAAGCCGATCGCGATGGCTACTTACTACAGATTTTTACCCAACCGGTAGAAGACCGACCAACACTCTTCTTTGAAGTAATTCAAAGACGCGGTTCTCAGGGATTTGGGGAAGGCAACTTTAAAGCTTTGTTCGAGGCGATTGAGCGCGAACAAGCACGACGAGGCAATCTGTAG
- a CDS encoding response regulator transcription factor — MIDILIVDDQNFTRQALQAILEAEADFELVGKATNGLEAFEHLDQTKVDIAIVDLEMPEMDGLTVTKILSERFPDIKVIILSSHDDEENINAAVEAGARGYLLKNTSAKEIVDTIRAVQRGYFQLGPGLFEKLLSRLIYDKEQAAENLSQLEDKYTQSMIKMEKKILLRNEAERQELYQEMELQINNLKQDFRTGLENFQYQVSNQLESGIKAANSQFHDSIPNTQKIEMQIDNRNLEQQRYINTLFAGSKQSIKQLEHQINSMRYFVIFLSIVFVTVSMLLLY; from the coding sequence ATGATTGACATCTTAATTGTAGACGACCAAAACTTTACAAGACAGGCATTACAGGCGATTTTAGAAGCAGAAGCAGATTTTGAGTTGGTGGGTAAAGCTACAAATGGTCTTGAAGCTTTTGAGCATTTGGATCAAACAAAAGTTGATATTGCGATCGTTGACTTAGAAATGCCTGAAATGGATGGCTTAACCGTAACTAAAATTCTTAGTGAGCGTTTTCCAGATATCAAAGTGATTATTCTTAGTAGTCATGATGATGAAGAGAATATTAATGCAGCCGTAGAAGCTGGAGCTAGAGGTTATTTACTCAAGAATACTTCAGCTAAAGAAATTGTTGATACTATTCGCGCTGTTCAGCGAGGATATTTTCAATTAGGACCAGGATTATTTGAAAAGCTGCTTTCTCGTCTCATTTATGATAAGGAACAAGCTGCTGAAAATTTATCTCAATTAGAGGATAAATACACTCAATCTATGATCAAAATGGAAAAAAAAATCTTATTAAGAAATGAAGCGGAACGACAAGAACTCTATCAAGAAATGGAATTACAAATAAATAATCTCAAGCAAGATTTTCGTACTGGCTTAGAAAATTTTCAGTATCAGGTAAGCAACCAGCTAGAAAGTGGTATTAAAGCAGCTAATAGTCAATTTCATGACTCTATTCCCAATACCCAGAAGATAGAGATGCAGATTGACAACCGAAATCTAGAGCAGCAGAGATACATTAATACTCTTTTTGCTGGTAGCAAACAATCAATTAAACAATTAGAACATCAAATCAACTCTATGCGCTATTTCGTGATTTTTTTGAGTATTGTTTTTGTTACTGTCAGTATGTTGCTATTGTATTAA
- a CDS encoding DUF1838 domain-containing protein, producing MVNSIKKISTTEELDVSCWVKTRNSLASKSIFLLWTGSVYALIPNEKKKHLFKIVGMSVSRCLPNEDHSWDFTSRELTYYLDPKTEQVIHKWDNPWTAETIPVVHVANNPVQGLFKGDFPAQVNGDTTTFVFDLFTNYPNPLAGDARFIEYSPQPTYQATELFKLTVPTSELHDRKIPEVSQVILSWDRIGPWLPWMKMGDRPGQLIYSAQGLKLNSFNELPEWLKAEINNRIPLYKEAPEKILETENITSWKYFKQHFSDYLTGARFPLPTA from the coding sequence ATGGTAAATTCAATCAAAAAAATTAGTACAACAGAAGAGTTAGATGTTTCCTGTTGGGTTAAAACTCGTAACTCTCTCGCTTCAAAATCGATTTTTCTACTCTGGACTGGTTCTGTTTACGCTCTAATCCCCAATGAAAAGAAAAAACACCTATTTAAAATTGTGGGGATGAGTGTCAGTCGCTGTTTACCAAATGAAGATCATAGTTGGGATTTTACTTCGAGAGAATTAACCTACTATCTAGATCCTAAGACAGAGCAAGTAATTCATAAGTGGGATAACCCTTGGACAGCAGAAACTATACCTGTAGTTCATGTTGCTAATAATCCCGTTCAAGGACTGTTTAAAGGTGATTTTCCAGCTCAGGTCAATGGTGACACTACGACCTTTGTCTTCGATCTATTTACAAATTATCCCAATCCCTTAGCGGGAGATGCCAGATTTATAGAGTATAGTCCTCAGCCTACATATCAAGCGACCGAATTATTTAAGCTCACTGTACCCACTTCTGAACTTCACGATCGCAAGATTCCCGAAGTATCTCAAGTAATTTTAAGTTGGGATCGTATTGGTCCTTGGCTACCTTGGATGAAAATGGGCGATCGACCTGGGCAACTAATTTATAGTGCTCAAGGTTTGAAACTAAATAGTTTTAATGAGCTACCTGAGTGGCTGAAAGCAGAAATTAACAATCGTATTCCCCTCTATAAAGAAGCTCCTGAAAAAATTTTAGAAACAGAGAATATAACTTCTTGGAAATATTTCAAACAACATTTTTCTGATTATTTAACTGGAGCCAGGTTCCCTTTGCCAACTGCATAA
- a CDS encoding IS110 family transposase, with translation MKPIGRSQKSQKKSSKRQEPEIKVINPHSAGIDIGSREHWVCVPIAATESNVRCFGCSTPDLLALANWLSECGVTSIALESTGVEWIPLFNILSQHNFQVCLVNAHNVKTVPGRKSDVQDCQWLQQLHSYGLLAPSFIPEGEITVLRSYLRQRENLIQASSTHVQRMQKALTQMNLQLHKVISDLTGVTGLNILRAIIAGERNPQTLAKLAHRRIKSSPQQIRDALTGNYRPEMVFILHQELSCYQFYQQQIGLLEEQIEQCLSKLPSQTKETPPLNSQKKCRRSIKSGFDLHSHLYRIAGVDFTSIDGLSVVTVQTILSEVGLDPTKFKSAKHFSSWLGLCPGCRITGGKVKSSQTRRVNNRAATAFRLAAQAVSRSHSALGAFYRRIRSRAGAPKAITATAHKIARLFYTLWTKKESYLDRGADYYEQKYQERLIKNLKQRAKSLGLEVVEASST, from the coding sequence ATGAAGCCAATTGGTCGAAGCCAAAAATCCCAGAAAAAAAGTAGCAAAAGACAGGAGCCAGAAATAAAAGTCATCAATCCGCACTCGGCGGGAATTGATATTGGCTCAAGAGAGCATTGGGTTTGTGTACCTATAGCAGCAACAGAATCTAATGTTCGTTGTTTTGGGTGTAGTACACCAGATTTACTAGCTCTGGCAAATTGGTTAAGTGAATGCGGTGTGACGAGTATTGCCCTCGAATCGACGGGAGTAGAATGGATACCTTTATTTAACATCTTAAGTCAGCATAACTTCCAAGTCTGTTTAGTCAATGCTCACAATGTAAAAACAGTACCAGGAAGAAAAAGCGATGTCCAAGATTGTCAATGGTTACAACAACTGCATAGTTATGGCTTACTTGCACCTTCCTTTATCCCCGAAGGAGAAATAACTGTACTGAGAAGCTATTTAAGACAACGAGAAAATTTGATTCAAGCTAGTTCGACTCATGTGCAAAGAATGCAAAAAGCTTTAACACAGATGAATTTGCAGTTGCATAAAGTCATTAGCGATCTTACAGGGGTGACAGGATTAAATATTCTGAGGGCCATTATTGCTGGGGAAAGAAATCCACAAACCTTAGCCAAATTAGCACACCGAAGAATTAAAAGTAGTCCACAACAAATTAGAGATGCCCTAACGGGTAATTATCGTCCAGAAATGGTTTTTATTTTGCATCAAGAATTATCTTGTTATCAATTTTATCAACAACAAATCGGATTATTAGAGGAACAAATCGAACAATGTCTCAGTAAATTGCCCTCCCAAACAAAAGAGACTCCGCCCCTAAATAGCCAGAAAAAGTGTCGTCGCTCAATCAAATCAGGGTTCGACTTACATTCTCATCTCTATCGTATTGCGGGAGTAGATTTTACCAGCATTGATGGTTTAAGTGTAGTCACAGTGCAAACCATCCTCAGTGAAGTAGGATTAGACCCGACTAAATTTAAGAGTGCTAAACATTTCAGCTCTTGGCTCGGATTATGTCCTGGTTGTCGGATTACAGGGGGCAAAGTTAAAAGTTCTCAGACTCGTCGAGTTAACAATCGAGCTGCAACAGCTTTTCGATTGGCAGCTCAAGCTGTTAGTCGTTCTCATTCAGCTTTGGGCGCATTTTATCGACGCATTCGCTCCCGTGCTGGCGCACCCAAGGCCATTACTGCTACAGCACACAAAATTGCTCGTCTATTCTATACTCTCTGGACAAAAAAAGAATCTTATCTCGATCGTGGAGCTGATTACTATGAACAAAAATATCAAGAAAGACTCATCAAAAATCTCAAGCAAAGAGCAAAATCCCTTGGTTTAGAAGTAGTTGAGGCATCTTCTACTTGA
- a CDS encoding DUF3082 domain-containing protein, which yields MKETKSTESIPNSDSTTEAQEDNVTPLKCFGSSIVAGGLAYVVYLLFNSIVQTYATKTITGTNPLVINITAAVRTLVMGTMALATGVFGLVAVGLFLLGIQLTIQSIKKA from the coding sequence ATGAAGGAAACAAAATCAACTGAATCTATTCCCAACTCCGATTCTACAACCGAAGCTCAAGAAGATAACGTAACTCCTCTCAAGTGTTTTGGCTCTTCTATTGTTGCTGGCGGACTTGCTTATGTCGTTTATTTATTGTTCAATTCAATTGTGCAAACTTATGCTACCAAAACAATTACTGGAACAAATCCCCTCGTAATTAACATCACTGCTGCGGTCAGAACTCTAGTAATGGGAACGATGGCATTGGCAACTGGGGTCTTTGGGCTAGTTGCTGTTGGTTTATTTTTGTTGGGTATTCAACTGACAATACAGAGTATCAAAAAAGCTTAA